One stretch of Thermococcus sp. M36 DNA includes these proteins:
- a CDS encoding DUF4855 domain-containing protein: MAKFALWWVRWNGSDYESRMTVGGRKATVEDFRERGFDRVVVLDGEGGGSHYTGPYYDSGRNDGKEFARWVLDNVHGIPVYITIPFKRPDGGQRDQALIPFKYSGVNSYYKGWIDGVLSVDNSDLTGFYWSYESCLQTGNYGKNVSKEFIQYMYNYIHDHGLELTWIPATNERGVSYLSDDAFDGILKVGGYFDYVFVQPNYYQNKNCIENINGTKQTFSYSYKKLVEKIRYIHDGLQKHVRKQNPNTVVSIEMEADRTILGIPCGYSGRCPENMGCDRNLKTCYENCREHEHEKAINYALDYMRALHDARWEPSDLAYYFSTNLKVMDALQERCRRELNEPYI, translated from the coding sequence GTGGCAAAGTTCGCACTATGGTGGGTTCGATGGAATGGATCTGATTACGAGTCGAGGATGACCGTTGGGGGAAGGAAGGCCACTGTCGAGGACTTCAGGGAGAGAGGTTTTGATAGGGTTGTTGTACTTGATGGGGAGGGAGGAGGTTCTCACTATACCGGCCCGTATTATGATTCAGGACGCAACGATGGGAAAGAATTTGCAAGATGGGTACTGGACAACGTGCACGGGATTCCGGTGTACATAACGATACCCTTCAAGCGTCCTGATGGAGGCCAAAGGGACCAGGCACTGATCCCGTTTAAATACTCCGGCGTGAACTCGTACTATAAAGGCTGGATTGATGGTGTTCTGAGCGTTGACAACAGTGACCTCACTGGATTCTATTGGAGCTATGAGAGTTGTCTTCAAACAGGCAACTACGGTAAGAACGTCTCCAAGGAATTCATCCAATACATGTACAACTACATCCACGACCATGGGCTGGAGTTGACCTGGATTCCGGCGACTAATGAGAGGGGCGTGTCGTATTTGAGCGATGATGCGTTTGACGGGATTCTCAAAGTTGGCGGCTACTTTGATTACGTATTCGTTCAGCCAAACTATTATCAGAACAAAAACTGCATAGAGAACATTAACGGCACTAAACAAACGTTCTCGTACTCATATAAGAAACTCGTTGAGAAAATCAGGTACATTCACGATGGGCTACAAAAACATGTCAGGAAACAAAATCCAAACACGGTAGTCTCAATAGAGATGGAAGCAGACAGGACAATCCTGGGCATTCCGTGCGGATATTCAGGTAGATGCCCCGAAAACATGGGGTGCGACCGCAACCTCAAAACCTGTTATGAGAACTGTAGGGAGCACGAGCATGAGAAAGCAATAAACTACGCCCTAGATTACATGAGAGCATTACACGACGCCAGATGGGAACCATCGGACCTGGCTTACTACTTCAGCACTAACCTCAAAGTGATGGACGCACTCCAAGAACGTTGCCGGAGGGAACTCAATGAACCGTACATTTAA
- the cas6 gene encoding CRISPR-associated endoribonuclease Cas6 codes for MRFAIRLRPENEPFRIPFNHQHKLQGLIYRRIQRVNPDLSLHLHAPKVPKLFTYSLFMAERRELAEDKSSLLGYRRGFFYFSTPIAEIAEAFIGGLLQNPEVELWGEKFTVEEVQALAEPRRLSGKKFVTLSPIAVTTKRVQFGKPRTYDLSPAEPEFYELIKENLREKYVILHGSEPPEEFEMKVLNAKPKRFEVKPGIFQIAWHLVFRTYGDEGLLKVGYQAGFGEKNSIGFGMVKVDGRKRGLSKGNRV; via the coding sequence GTGCGCTTTGCAATAAGACTCCGTCCGGAGAATGAGCCGTTCCGGATACCCTTCAACCACCAGCACAAGCTCCAAGGTTTGATATACAGGCGCATCCAGCGCGTGAACCCTGACCTCAGCCTACATCTCCACGCCCCCAAGGTTCCGAAGCTGTTCACGTATTCTCTTTTCATGGCAGAAAGGCGCGAGCTGGCTGAGGACAAGAGCTCTCTGCTCGGCTACAGGCGAGGCTTTTTCTACTTCTCGACGCCCATCGCCGAGATTGCTGAAGCCTTCATCGGCGGCCTGCTCCAGAATCCCGAGGTAGAACTCTGGGGCGAGAAGTTTACGGTCGAGGAAGTCCAAGCTCTCGCCGAGCCGCGAAGGCTGAGTGGAAAGAAGTTCGTGACCCTCTCACCGATAGCCGTGACAACCAAGAGGGTCCAGTTCGGAAAGCCGAGAACCTACGACCTCAGTCCAGCAGAGCCGGAGTTCTACGAGCTGATCAAAGAGAACCTGCGCGAGAAGTATGTTATCCTGCACGGAAGCGAGCCGCCGGAAGAGTTCGAGATGAAGGTCCTCAACGCCAAGCCCAAGCGCTTCGAGGTCAAGCCTGGAATATTCCAGATCGCGTGGCATCTCGTCTTCAGGACCTACGGCGACGAGGGTCTGCTGAAGGTTGGCTACCAGGCCGGGTTTGGGGAGAAGAACTCCATCGGGTTTGGGATGGTGAAGGTCGATGGACGTAAGAGGGGACTTTCGAAAGGCAACAGGGTTTAA
- the rgy gene encoding reverse gyrase produces the protein MKAIYREMCPNCLGKISDERLYLKNPCGVCLDGPVHADSYFDLVTAVRSALQLRGTLREWERIYKLERGVREVEEFFERATGFTFWSAQRTWVKRLLKGRSFSIIAPTGMGKSTFGAFMAVWHATKGKKSYIVVPTTPLVIQTVRKIRAIAERAGVEVNLAYYHGNLRKKEKEEMLAKIQGEDYNILVTSAQWLARKYDEVLRGRRFDFIFVDDVDAFLKASKNIDRSLLLLGFTEEVINKAWEIIRLKKSMAKYLNGRAQDRGERLKELNEEISKLQQEIEEFKRNNPVGIMIIASATGSARGDRIKLYRELLGFEVGSGRSALRNVVDSYLKPTKDVKEHVEELLTMLGKGGIIFTPIDQGLGYAEELVNYLRERGFRVELVSSKNKKAIERFENGEADYLVGSATYYGSLVRGLDLPHLIRYAVFTGVPKFRFSIDLERPTIYRALGLLSEIMEFLSDEDRKTAEKLHARLRKLIRNIPQFELLKIEEALAEGLPIESGFHNHVLGVFRELVEFLRRVLKDRDVLRRLAEDPFISLREEGGKWYIEIPDVRTYIQATGRTSRLFAGGITKGLSVLIVDNEKVFNGLVRQMRWRFTEFKMVPFEELNLNEILKQIDEDREKVRLVMEGKISAKVKDLVKSALMIVESPNKARTIANFFGQPSKRRIGDLVAYEVSIGNKMLTILASGGHMFDLVTNEGYHGVLIDEEEGMIKFIPVYDTIKRCRDCGHQFVDWEEKGVCPRCGSTNVRDALENVNAMREIAQEVDEILIATDPDTEGEKIAWDIRNVLSPYTPNIKRIEFHEVTRPAIMRAIEEARDVNEGRVNAQLVRRIEDRWIGFELSQELQRVFENRNLSAGRVQTPVLGWIIERYKEFSESETYFLGLTLENGLQVTVEVGKDGKNVEPPEFVTVEKVELEERELNPSPPYTTDAMLKDASTFLKLSAPETMRLAQDLFEMGLITYHRTDSTHVSNTGIEIAKEYITQEVGEEYFKPRPWGEEGTHEAIRPTRPIDTGRLMQLVRDGIIQLPKNLTRNHYRLYDMIFKKFMTSQMRAARILFERATINAGVGKAEIEGYIEVIEDGWTRLRSPPFRQLPRLEEGARLKVVEAKKWKAPKVSLYTQGDIIALMKEHKIGRPSTYAKIVETLIRRYYVIETRGRKKLVPTEQGIKVYHYLISKYKELVSEEKTRELEELMDRVEENKADYQKVLEALYGEIRRHLRAWQTVS, from the coding sequence ATGAAGGCGATCTATCGGGAGATGTGCCCGAACTGCCTCGGTAAAATCTCCGATGAGAGGCTCTACCTTAAAAACCCTTGCGGCGTGTGCCTTGACGGTCCCGTTCACGCTGATTCTTATTTTGACCTTGTTACTGCCGTTAGAAGTGCGCTTCAGCTCAGGGGCACGCTTAGGGAGTGGGAGAGGATATACAAGCTTGAGAGGGGAGTCCGTGAAGTAGAGGAGTTCTTCGAGAGGGCCACAGGCTTCACCTTCTGGAGCGCCCAGAGGACGTGGGTCAAGCGCCTTCTCAAGGGCAGGAGCTTCTCCATCATAGCCCCGACCGGAATGGGCAAGAGCACTTTCGGGGCCTTCATGGCAGTGTGGCACGCCACTAAAGGGAAGAAGAGCTACATAGTCGTCCCAACAACACCGCTTGTCATCCAGACCGTTAGGAAGATCAGGGCCATAGCAGAGAGGGCCGGAGTCGAGGTTAACCTCGCCTACTACCACGGCAACCTCCGCAAAAAGGAGAAGGAGGAGATGCTTGCCAAGATACAGGGCGAGGATTACAATATCCTTGTAACCAGCGCCCAGTGGCTGGCGAGGAAGTACGACGAGGTTCTCAGGGGAAGGCGCTTTGACTTCATCTTCGTGGACGATGTTGACGCGTTCCTTAAAGCGAGCAAGAACATAGACCGCTCCCTCCTTCTCCTTGGCTTTACTGAGGAGGTCATAAACAAAGCCTGGGAGATAATACGTCTCAAGAAGAGCATGGCGAAATACCTGAACGGCCGCGCCCAGGACAGGGGGGAGAGACTGAAGGAGCTAAACGAGGAAATTTCAAAGCTCCAGCAGGAGATTGAGGAGTTCAAGAGGAACAACCCGGTAGGCATAATGATTATAGCCTCCGCCACCGGCTCGGCTCGCGGGGACAGGATAAAGCTCTACCGCGAGCTCCTCGGGTTCGAAGTCGGCTCTGGGAGGAGCGCGCTGAGGAACGTCGTTGACAGCTATCTCAAGCCTACGAAAGACGTCAAGGAGCACGTGGAAGAGCTCCTCACCATGCTCGGGAAGGGAGGCATAATCTTCACCCCAATCGACCAGGGGCTCGGCTACGCCGAGGAGCTGGTGAACTACCTCCGCGAGAGGGGGTTCAGGGTCGAGCTCGTCAGCTCGAAGAACAAAAAGGCCATAGAGAGGTTTGAAAACGGTGAGGCCGATTATCTGGTCGGCTCGGCCACCTACTACGGCTCCCTCGTCAGGGGGCTTGATCTACCGCACCTCATACGCTACGCGGTCTTTACCGGTGTTCCAAAGTTCCGCTTTTCCATAGATCTTGAGAGACCGACGATATACCGCGCCCTTGGCCTTCTCAGCGAGATAATGGAGTTCCTGAGCGACGAGGACAGGAAAACCGCCGAGAAGCTCCACGCCCGGCTGAGAAAGCTCATCAGGAACATACCCCAGTTCGAGCTTCTCAAGATAGAGGAGGCTCTGGCCGAGGGGCTCCCTATAGAGAGCGGCTTTCACAACCATGTTCTGGGGGTCTTCCGGGAGCTGGTGGAGTTCCTCAGGAGGGTTCTGAAGGACAGGGATGTTCTGAGGAGACTCGCTGAGGATCCCTTCATAAGCCTCAGGGAGGAGGGCGGAAAGTGGTACATCGAGATTCCAGATGTTAGAACCTACATACAGGCGACCGGGAGGACGAGCCGCCTGTTTGCCGGCGGGATCACCAAAGGTCTCAGCGTTCTCATAGTGGACAACGAGAAGGTCTTCAACGGCCTGGTAAGGCAGATGCGGTGGCGCTTCACGGAGTTCAAGATGGTGCCCTTTGAGGAGCTGAACCTCAATGAAATTCTAAAGCAGATAGACGAGGACAGGGAGAAGGTCCGGCTGGTGATGGAGGGCAAAATAAGCGCCAAGGTCAAAGACCTCGTCAAATCTGCCCTCATGATAGTCGAGAGCCCCAACAAAGCCCGGACGATAGCGAACTTCTTCGGACAGCCGAGCAAGAGGCGCATAGGCGATCTCGTTGCATACGAGGTCAGCATAGGGAACAAGATGCTGACGATCCTGGCGAGCGGAGGGCACATGTTTGATCTCGTGACCAACGAAGGGTATCATGGGGTTCTGATCGACGAGGAAGAAGGTATGATTAAGTTTATTCCTGTCTACGATACGATAAAGCGCTGCAGGGATTGTGGCCACCAGTTCGTTGACTGGGAAGAGAAAGGCGTCTGCCCGCGGTGCGGGTCGACCAACGTGCGCGACGCCCTGGAGAACGTCAATGCCATGCGCGAGATAGCCCAAGAGGTAGATGAGATACTCATCGCGACTGACCCCGACACCGAAGGTGAGAAGATAGCCTGGGACATAAGGAACGTCCTCTCACCATACACACCAAACATCAAGCGCATAGAGTTCCACGAGGTTACTAGGCCAGCAATAATGCGCGCCATTGAAGAGGCAAGGGACGTCAATGAAGGCCGCGTTAACGCCCAGCTCGTGCGCAGGATAGAGGACAGGTGGATAGGCTTCGAGCTGAGTCAGGAGCTTCAGAGAGTTTTTGAAAACCGCAACCTCTCCGCTGGCAGGGTGCAGACCCCTGTCCTTGGCTGGATAATCGAGAGGTACAAAGAGTTCAGCGAGAGCGAGACCTACTTCCTCGGATTGACCCTCGAAAACGGCCTCCAGGTCACCGTTGAGGTTGGCAAGGACGGAAAGAACGTGGAGCCTCCGGAGTTCGTAACGGTTGAGAAGGTCGAGCTTGAGGAGAGGGAGCTGAACCCCAGTCCACCTTACACCACCGATGCCATGCTGAAGGACGCTTCAACCTTCCTCAAGCTCTCAGCGCCTGAGACTATGCGCTTAGCTCAGGACCTGTTCGAGATGGGTCTCATCACCTACCACCGCACTGACTCAACGCACGTCAGCAACACAGGAATAGAGATAGCTAAGGAATACATAACCCAGGAGGTCGGAGAGGAGTATTTCAAGCCCAGGCCCTGGGGTGAGGAGGGAACCCACGAGGCTATAAGGCCGACGAGGCCGATAGACACCGGCAGGCTGATGCAGCTCGTCCGCGACGGCATAATCCAGCTCCCTAAGAACCTCACGAGGAACCACTACCGTCTCTACGATATGATATTCAAAAAGTTCATGACGAGCCAGATGAGGGCCGCGAGGATCCTCTTCGAGAGGGCAACGATAAACGCCGGCGTTGGAAAGGCCGAGATAGAAGGTTACATCGAGGTCATCGAGGACGGCTGGACAAGGCTCCGCTCTCCGCCGTTCAGGCAGCTGCCAAGGCTTGAGGAGGGAGCCAGGCTCAAGGTCGTGGAGGCCAAGAAGTGGAAGGCCCCGAAGGTTTCGCTCTACACGCAGGGCGACATAATAGCGCTCATGAAGGAGCACAAGATAGGAAGGCCGTCAACCTACGCAAAGATAGTCGAAACCCTGATAAGGCGCTACTACGTCATTGAGACCCGCGGCAGAAAAAAACTGGTGCCGACCGAGCAGGGCATTAAGGTCTACCACTATCTCATAAGTAAATATAAGGAACTCGTCAGCGAGGAGAAGACCAGGGAGCTCGAAGAGCTGATGGACAGAGTTGAGGAGAATAAGGCAGACTATCAGAAGGTGCTGGAGGCGCTTTACGGGGAAATACGCCGGCACCTCAGGGCATGGCAAACAGTCTCCTGA
- a CDS encoding amidohydrolase codes for MDVFELARRYHDELGIKEPSMATMAAEFFDDLGLRVAEFLEEEGYAVIGTKFVDYDKSLVLDVTKGEKRFEITLRKS; via the coding sequence ATGGACGTTTTCGAGCTTGCGCGCAGGTACCACGACGAGCTCGGCATAAAGGAGCCGAGCATGGCCACGATGGCCGCCGAGTTCTTTGACGATCTCGGCCTCAGGGTGGCGGAGTTCCTGGAGGAAGAAGGGTACGCGGTGATCGGCACGAAGTTTGTTGACTACGACAAGAGCCTTGTGCTCGACGTAACAAAGGGAGAAAAGAGGTTCGAGATAACGCTCAGGAAGAGCTGA
- a CDS encoding helix-turn-helix domain-containing protein: protein MKNVRVLEAIKDGPKTIEEIAEATGIKPMEVRRYLLRFVEQGKVESYQKEGKLYWKLREKDELEEEFKYV from the coding sequence ATGAAGAACGTTAGGGTGCTGGAGGCTATTAAGGACGGCCCGAAGACTATCGAGGAAATAGCCGAGGCAACCGGAATAAAACCCATGGAGGTACGCCGTTACCTGCTCCGCTTCGTCGAGCAGGGGAAGGTGGAGAGCTATCAGAAGGAAGGGAAGCTCTACTGGAAGCTGAGGGAGAAGGACGAACTTGAGGAGGAGTTCAAGTACGTTTGA
- a CDS encoding Sjogren's syndrome/scleroderma autoantigen 1 family protein has protein sequence MKKGPTEEEMRTVLMPLMLSGAKMLDKHCPKCGSPLFEKGGKVFCPICEHRAKQRKAEMEGVEEKLMEKLNELANSLPDDIGELEKHLRVMEKIIELLERYKKLEGGE, from the coding sequence GTGAAAAAGGGCCCAACGGAGGAGGAGATGAGAACTGTCCTCATGCCCCTGATGCTCTCCGGAGCTAAGATGCTCGATAAGCACTGTCCAAAATGTGGTTCACCCCTCTTCGAGAAGGGAGGGAAAGTTTTCTGCCCTATATGTGAGCACAGGGCAAAACAGCGGAAGGCAGAGATGGAGGGTGTTGAGGAGAAGCTCATGGAGAAGCTCAACGAACTTGCCAACTCACTCCCAGACGATATAGGGGAGCTTGAGAAACACTTAAGGGTTATGGAGAAGATAATTGAACTGTTGGAGCGATACAAAAAACTGGAGGGAGGAGAATGA
- a CDS encoding SWIM zinc finger domain-containing protein, with translation MDAKTLRKGERYYKSGKVLWVVKYGDRLFSKVLGTYPYYVELNLQTGENRCTCPLGGDCKHVAAVMKAHESGFYFETFDKHAELFPEAVAMEFLAEVPELALDVTLKELRFALSTDESGSEVARIFRRALKLVEITGKREALHVLEEVAEEYRHVFEDYELSLKLEDELRELETAL, from the coding sequence ATGGACGCAAAGACCCTCAGGAAGGGCGAGAGGTACTACAAATCCGGGAAGGTTCTCTGGGTCGTCAAGTACGGGGACAGGCTCTTCTCCAAAGTCCTCGGGACTTACCCGTACTACGTCGAGCTGAACCTGCAGACCGGCGAAAACCGCTGCACCTGCCCGCTTGGAGGAGACTGTAAGCACGTTGCGGCCGTTATGAAGGCCCACGAGAGCGGTTTCTACTTTGAGACCTTCGATAAGCACGCCGAGCTCTTCCCCGAGGCAGTTGCGATGGAGTTTCTGGCCGAAGTTCCGGAGCTGGCCCTCGACGTCACGCTGAAGGAGCTCCGCTTCGCCCTGAGCACTGACGAGAGCGGGAGCGAAGTGGCGAGGATCTTCAGGAGGGCCCTGAAGCTCGTCGAAATAACCGGAAAGCGGGAGGCCCTTCACGTCCTGGAGGAGGTCGCTGAGGAGTACAGGCACGTTTTTGAGGACTACGAACTTTCCCTAAAGCTTGAGGACGAGCTGAGGGAGCTTGAGACGGCTCTCTAA
- a CDS encoding DUF4139 domain-containing protein, translated as MKKKAVIAVGGIMLLLFAVFSFQGEKAAASDTTVVLYNSARIGVIEEIKEVELEEGLNEVPLNELAGLNIAEVTIRPLDEEVQVLGVFSRGSNGDVYSANIGSEVEVKLRNSETVSGKFLGFKNGKIAIEGDGYYLINPNEVAYFKAKNLEGEASVYAVLQADKAGKYNVSVTYRVANMSWESRYKLYIGDKAKLYGYIVLNNPTAQEFKGAKVLLVAGDVQLYQALPQPRVLYTKADAGVETVQVGEPEKVEAFYLYKLGIVDLNPSSTMMYPYLTMEVPFEREYLYESRPYSGEGAVYESISFKTDKVLPAGIVEIYRETDDGALLIGENMIEHTPKGDALRIGVGRDYDLKGTTTVLEQKNGEGYAYYKIKVTLENFGDTTKTVIVRHYKWGKLLSSSLQPINETQTYVEFSVTLEPGEKKEIVFDYENRW; from the coding sequence ATGAAGAAGAAGGCTGTTATAGCTGTTGGCGGCATTATGCTGCTACTCTTTGCGGTGTTTTCATTCCAGGGAGAGAAGGCAGCAGCGAGCGATACCACGGTTGTCCTGTACAACTCTGCTAGGATTGGTGTCATAGAAGAAATCAAGGAGGTCGAGCTTGAAGAGGGCCTGAACGAGGTTCCCCTCAATGAGCTGGCAGGGCTGAACATAGCCGAGGTAACGATAAGGCCCCTGGATGAGGAAGTTCAGGTTCTCGGGGTCTTCAGCAGGGGCTCAAACGGCGACGTTTACTCCGCGAACATTGGGAGTGAAGTGGAGGTGAAGCTCAGGAACAGTGAAACCGTAAGCGGAAAGTTCCTCGGCTTCAAGAACGGGAAGATTGCCATAGAGGGCGACGGCTACTACCTCATCAACCCGAACGAGGTGGCCTACTTCAAGGCCAAGAACCTCGAAGGGGAGGCGAGCGTTTACGCGGTCCTTCAGGCGGACAAGGCCGGGAAGTACAACGTGAGCGTGACCTATCGCGTCGCCAACATGAGCTGGGAGAGCAGATACAAGCTCTACATAGGCGATAAAGCAAAGCTCTACGGCTACATAGTGCTTAACAACCCCACCGCCCAGGAGTTCAAAGGTGCGAAGGTTCTCCTGGTTGCAGGCGACGTTCAGCTCTACCAAGCACTTCCACAGCCCCGCGTGCTCTACACGAAGGCGGACGCCGGTGTGGAGACCGTCCAGGTGGGCGAGCCGGAGAAGGTCGAGGCGTTCTACCTCTACAAGCTCGGCATCGTCGACCTCAACCCGTCGAGCACCATGATGTATCCTTACCTAACGATGGAGGTCCCCTTTGAGAGGGAGTACCTCTACGAGAGCCGGCCCTACAGCGGCGAGGGTGCAGTTTACGAGTCGATATCCTTCAAGACGGACAAAGTCCTTCCCGCTGGAATAGTTGAGATATACAGGGAGACGGATGACGGAGCGTTACTGATAGGAGAGAACATGATAGAGCACACCCCCAAGGGTGATGCCCTGAGGATAGGCGTTGGAAGGGACTACGACCTCAAGGGCACCACGACGGTGCTTGAGCAGAAGAACGGCGAGGGCTACGCATACTACAAGATCAAGGTAACCCTCGAAAACTTCGGGGACACGACCAAGACCGTGATAGTTAGACACTACAAGTGGGGTAAGCTGCTGAGTTCGAGCCTCCAGCCTATCAACGAGACTCAGACCTACGTGGAGTTCAGTGTCACCCTGGAACCAGGGGAAAAGAAGGAGATAGTCTTCGACTACGAGAACCGCTGGTGA
- the trmBL2 gene encoding HTH-type transcriptional regulator TrmBL2, with product MVKDKMVELLQEHFELNLYEARAYVALVGFGVLTPAELASVSEVPAPRTYDVLRSLEKKGFAISQPGKVNKYRPVHPQNILEKFIEEWQERVAEELEAKKRAKEELLQLMSPLIETEIPKYGVEKVWVVRGIRNATLKTKEMFEEVKEQILLADDGYIAINLESDIIKAINNGAKAKIIVTENVYHRLSASKILDYHKAGKLELRVIDKLELPMLICDDEVFFALEDMAARYFNYETQIWIKDFRVKALFEGKFNEYWDKGEKV from the coding sequence ATGGTTAAGGACAAGATGGTTGAGCTCCTTCAGGAGCACTTTGAGTTGAACCTCTACGAAGCAAGGGCGTACGTGGCGTTGGTTGGTTTTGGTGTCCTCACCCCGGCCGAGCTGGCCAGCGTCTCAGAGGTTCCGGCACCGAGAACCTACGACGTTCTCAGGAGCCTCGAGAAGAAGGGCTTCGCCATAAGCCAGCCCGGAAAGGTCAACAAGTACAGGCCCGTCCACCCGCAGAACATCCTCGAGAAGTTCATCGAGGAGTGGCAGGAGCGCGTTGCGGAAGAGCTTGAGGCCAAGAAGAGGGCCAAGGAAGAGCTCCTCCAGCTCATGAGCCCGCTCATCGAGACCGAGATTCCGAAGTACGGCGTCGAGAAGGTCTGGGTCGTCCGCGGAATAAGGAACGCCACCCTCAAGACCAAGGAGATGTTTGAGGAGGTCAAGGAGCAGATACTCCTCGCCGACGACGGTTACATCGCCATCAACCTCGAGAGCGACATCATCAAGGCGATAAACAACGGCGCCAAGGCCAAGATAATCGTCACCGAGAACGTCTACCACAGGCTCAGCGCTTCCAAGATACTCGACTACCACAAGGCAGGCAAGCTTGAGCTGAGGGTCATAGACAAGCTCGAACTCCCGATGCTCATCTGCGACGACGAGGTCTTCTTCGCCCTCGAGGACATGGCTGCCAGGTACTTCAACTACGAGACCCAGATATGGATCAAGGACTTCCGCGTCAAGGCCCTCTTCGAGGGCAAGTTCAACGAGTACTGGGATAAGGGAGAGAAGGTCTGA
- a CDS encoding DUF4855 domain-containing protein, with amino-acid sequence MAKFALWWIRWNGSNYESRMTVGGRKATVDDFKERGFDRLIILDGEGRNSHCSGFMYSNGYNDGRELAEWVLPLGIDTPLYITIPFSRPDGRQRDQTQASFSSVPDSYYRGWIDGVLSVDIDNMKGFYWSYESPLQTGPHGENVSREFIQGLYNYVHGHGQELIWIPTIGNRAMKWITNSDYVTIPTLAEYFDHVFVQPHYYQTTKLDDGSDYTLQELVSRVKWMKKHGLSIEMEADNSIIGEQSNCAYCKSTQGWWKDNHFVERVGCDEKPTPETEQKCINRACDYVSSILKVYSEVFHKAPVPPERAINTIFPDRAYYFGTDLRVVDKVRSKCPDW; translated from the coding sequence GTGGCAAAGTTCGCACTATGGTGGATTAGGTGGAACGGCTCTAACTACGAGTCAAGGATGACGGTTGGGGGCAGGAAAGCCACTGTTGATGACTTCAAGGAGAGGGGTTTTGATAGGTTGATAATACTGGATGGTGAAGGGCGTAACTCTCACTGCAGTGGTTTTATGTACTCTAATGGGTACAACGACGGGAGAGAGTTAGCGGAATGGGTTCTCCCCCTGGGCATTGACACGCCACTTTACATAACAATCCCTTTTAGTCGCCCCGATGGCAGGCAGAGGGATCAGACCCAAGCGTCTTTTTCAAGTGTCCCAGATTCATACTACAGGGGTTGGATTGATGGAGTTCTTTCCGTCGATATTGACAACATGAAGGGCTTTTACTGGAGTTACGAGAGCCCTCTCCAAACAGGACCTCACGGTGAAAACGTCTCTAGGGAGTTCATCCAAGGCCTATATAATTACGTCCACGGACATGGACAGGAACTAATCTGGATTCCCACTATTGGAAACAGGGCTATGAAGTGGATAACCAACTCTGACTATGTCACTATTCCAACCCTTGCAGAGTATTTTGACCACGTGTTCGTTCAGCCTCACTACTATCAGACTACTAAATTAGACGACGGAAGTGATTACACTCTGCAGGAGTTGGTATCCCGCGTGAAGTGGATGAAGAAACATGGCCTTTCTATTGAGATGGAGGCCGACAACAGCATAATTGGAGAACAGAGCAACTGTGCGTACTGCAAAAGCACTCAAGGATGGTGGAAGGACAATCACTTCGTGGAAAGAGTTGGATGTGACGAAAAGCCCACTCCAGAAACAGAACAAAAGTGCATTAATCGCGCCTGTGATTACGTTAGTTCAATTTTGAAAGTTTACTCTGAAGTGTTCCATAAGGCTCCAGTTCCTCCAGAACGGGCTATAAACACCATCTTTCCAGACAGGGCATACTACTTCGGCACCGACTTGAGAGTCGTCGATAAGGTGAGGTCAAAATGTCCCGACTGGTGA
- a CDS encoding acetate--CoA ligase family protein: MDRIEKARAIIEKAKAENRPLVEPEAKEILKLYGVPVPDFKVATNEEEAVQFAREIGYPVVMKIVSPQIIHKSDAGGVKVNIKNDDEARQAFKTIMENARNYKPDADLWGVIVYKMLPLGKEVIVGMIRDPQFGPAIMFGLGGIFVEILKDVSFRVAPITKDEALDMIKEIKAYPILAGARGEKPVNIEALAEIITKVGELALELPEIKELDINPIFAYEDSAVAVDARMLL; the protein is encoded by the coding sequence ATGGACAGGATTGAAAAGGCTAGGGCAATCATTGAGAAGGCCAAGGCCGAAAACAGGCCGCTCGTCGAGCCGGAGGCGAAGGAGATACTCAAGCTCTACGGCGTCCCGGTTCCGGACTTCAAGGTCGCCACCAACGAGGAGGAGGCCGTCCAGTTCGCCCGTGAAATCGGCTACCCGGTCGTCATGAAGATCGTTTCTCCGCAGATCATCCACAAGAGCGACGCCGGCGGTGTCAAGGTCAACATCAAGAACGACGATGAAGCCAGGCAGGCATTCAAGACCATCATGGAGAACGCCAGGAACTACAAGCCGGACGCCGACCTCTGGGGCGTCATCGTCTACAAGATGCTCCCGCTCGGCAAGGAGGTCATCGTTGGTATGATCCGCGACCCGCAGTTCGGTCCGGCCATCATGTTCGGTCTCGGTGGAATCTTCGTCGAGATTCTCAAGGACGTCAGCTTCCGCGTTGCCCCGATAACCAAGGACGAGGCCCTCGACATGATCAAGGAGATCAAGGCCTACCCGATCCTCGCCGGAGCGCGCGGTGAGAAGCCCGTCAACATCGAGGCCCTCGCCGAGATAATCACCAAGGTCGGCGAGCTCGCCCTCGAGCTTCCGGAGATCAAGGAGCTCGACATCAACCCCATCTTCGCCTATGAGGACAGCGCCGTTGCCGTCGACGCGAGGATGCTTCTCTGA